Genomic segment of Physeter macrocephalus isolate SW-GA unplaced genomic scaffold, ASM283717v5 random_9, whole genome shotgun sequence:
GGCCACCACATCTGAGTACTCGGGAGGTGCTGGAATCGAGAGACAGGGTGGGTGAGGATGGTAGAGGAGGCGGGCAGCCCCAGAATCGGGGACAATGGCTGGGAGCTGGCTTGTGCCAGTTCTGGGGCTGCTGGGCTGTGTGCCCTTGGATTGGGATTCTGGGGGAATTCATACTCCCAACATGACTGTTACTTTTACAGATGGGGGCAtcaaggctgggggagggagagtcaGCCAGGCACCTGCCTGTCTGCCCACCCATGCCCCCCACAACAGGATGGAGAGCTCACCTTCAGGTCGCTCTGGCAGGACCCCCAGTCCCCAGTCCAGCAGGAAGCTGGCATGGCTGCCCACGCTGGACGAGCGGCTGCCAAAAGGATGCAGAGGGATGGTGCCGATGACCAGCGGCAGCTCCAAGAGCAGCTTGGACGAGCCCGGGATGTCCACGCAGACCTGGAGGAAGGAGCCATGACAGAGGGTGCCCAGGCAGCCTCGGCCACACCCTCCTTCTACAGCAGGAGGccttggtggggggcggggggaacccCAGCCTGGAGGACAGAGCAGATGCAGCCACCCCAGCCCCCGACGATACTCTACCTTGAGGGTGTAGTCCACATGTAGCACGCGGCAGTGCAGAATAGAAGGACCCACAGGAGGGATCCGCAGCGCCCGGCCCTGCCACAGTGCCCGCCGCCCGGGGCCCACAGGCTCCCCTGAGAGACTAGCCACCACTGCTCGTTTCTGTTTGCGGGCACCTCGCGCCATGAAGGTCTGTGTCTGGACCACGGCCGCCCGTGGCAGCACTGGGCGCGTGGAGCCGTTGTCAATCTCGGCGAAGACGGGGATCACCTCACCTGTAGGGTGGGACgacagggcctcagtttccccacctgcaaCCCTGACACAGGCCTTCTTCCCAatccagcccctcccacctgctACCTGGTGTATAGCCCTTGCGGTCGATCTTGGCTGAGAGGGAGACAAGGCCACGGTTACTGTACCAGGATCGGGCAATCTTCTCCCGAGCTCCCGCTTGAGGGGcctggtggggtggagggaaaggACATGAAATGCATCCCATTGTGCCAAACGCAGACCCCCTGAAGCCTCTAAACCACCCTCAGCTGAAGGAAGATTTGGGGCAGGGCCTACTATCCTGGTTTCTTTTTAACAATCTAGAAACTGTTTGTAAAATGGATCCAGGAATATGACCCATCTCATTAAACTGAAAATGAAGTGAACAAGCCAAGCAATTAGTGCGTAATGAGCGCTTAGTAAGCCATTATTATTGCAAGCTCTGACTGAGTCCCATTTCCTGGTAGAGGCACAGGAGGCTCAAAGAAGGCGAGACACTCACCCAGAAATACACAGCCAACTGGTGCCCCTGGGACTTGCACCTGGCTCCACTGGACTCCACAGGCATTCCCATGCCTACCTCCCCcactgcctccctccctgccagggCTCAGCTGTGACCCCCACTTTAAGAAGGGAGTGAGGAGCCAGTCACCAAATAGCCAGGACCCTGCCTGTGATgctcccatcccacctccccaAGGGCAGCAACTCACCAGCAGAGCCGGTGTGTTGATGTCCACAGGCTCGATAACAGTAAACACCTTCCTTGCCCGGCGGGCAGGGACCCAGGGCCGGTGCAGGGTGGCTTTGATGCAGTATCGGACACTGCCATGTTTGCCTTCAAATGAAGTCACTAGcgtcctgggggtggagggaaggggcttCAGTGGGTGAGATCCACAGACACCCGGGTGGGAGATTCCCAAAGACTTACGGGGATGAAAGACACGAGGCACTCCTGGGGGGCCCCCCCCGGGAGACAATCTTGCGGCTCGGGGGTCCCCAGATACCGAGCAGTGGAGTCCCAAACCTGGAAGGGGCTGCAGACTTAGGGACTCCCCTGCAATCCTCCACCCCATTTGACTTACGGTGGCAGCTGGAAGCTGAATGGGAACTCATGGCGTCCAGGAGGCAGCGTTGTGATCTCTCCGGTGTCTGCAGGTAGGAGCAAGAAGGGGAGGCTCAGTGGCTGTGAGGGGCTCCCGGAGCGCGCAGCACGCGCCGTGCAGGGGTCCCTAGGTGGTACCTGGCGCGAGTAGTGTGGCACGGTGGCTCACAACCTCCACGCGCTCGCTGTAGCTCTGCGTGTACGCGGTGCTCGAGCCCGCGCTGCGCGACTCGGTCCAGTGTACGTGGGCGCGACCTCGCGCGCGCAGCTTCAGGGCGCCCACGCGCGCCGGGCCCGCCAGCTCCAGCAGCACCCGGCCGGCCACCGCCTGGCCGCCGCTGAACACGGGCTCGGCGCCCGCGTTCGCACCATCCAGTTGCACCACGAACGCCTTCACCTTGTCGAACAGCATCGCGGCTGGGATACGAACTCGCGGCGCGCGATCCCTGGCTTCGAACCCGCGACGCGGATGCGCGAGGTGCGGACGCTGCAGCCTGAGATCGTGAACTCACCAGGCGCGCGCAGGCGCACTCGCTGATCGGGCCAGAAACTCCTCACTGCCTGCGCCGGCGCCGCATTTATACggcagggaggggcggggcgagACGCAGGTCCCGCCCCCCGGAGAGGAATACGCCAATGGCGCGGCGAGAGGCGTGGCTCCGCCCACGCGTGGAGCAAAATAACAAAAGCCCCGGCTCGCGACCCCGTGCCCTCTACCCTAGTGGACCCTGGGGTGAGGCTGAAGCACTGAGGGACAGGGCAAGTATCTCTCAGACTCCGGGGGTCAAGAGGAagaactgaggcctggaggagtcgggcctgaggtcacccagcaagAGCTTTCTGCCGTCGGTTTAATCATCAACCGGCCGCCACTTGCAGACGTGACTCGATGCACGTCCAGCCCGAGCTGGAGGGGTGTGTTAACAGCCAGGCCCCAATCGAGGCCCTGAGAGCCTAGGACTAACCACCtcgggcctcagtctcccctgcTCTGTGcaatgggggagggaggaagaagtggATGGGGCCTCCCTCCACTCGGGCGCCTACTGCCCCCTCCTCTGATTTGAAACCCACTCAGCTGGCTGACCCGGCCTAGTGACAACCACTTGGAGCCTGAGTTTCCACGTTTGTAGAGCCAGAAGAAAATCATTCCCGACCTCAGAGGGTTGTGCATGAATCACGGTGTAGCTCCTACTCGACCCTTCCCAGAGCCTCTCTCCCGAGTCATCAGCCCGCTCCTGACACACTGCCGCTCGGCTGCGCCTCAGCGCTTTTGCCCCGACGTTCCTTTCCAAACTTTCAgcacctgccctccctcccccgcctcaGCAAACTCCTACTTGTCCTCTAGGCCTAGCTCTTCGCCTCACAGACAGAGCCGAGTACCGGGGAAGCTCACGGAATCCCCGGATTCAAGGCCGCGGTGTGCCTTTGGGGCGGTAACCCgtctctggacctcagtctcctCGGAGAAGAGCCACATGCACGGTTTCCTAGTTGGGCTTGATCGCGATTTGCGGAGCGCCTGCGCCCTCTGGTGACAGAGGGATGCACTGCTGCTTGAACCCACCCCCTAGTTTGGCCATCCCCTTTGAGCCTGGCTCAGGCTACACCGGGACCCCCTGAGGCCAAGGCACATCCAGCGGGCGGCGGCCATAAACGGACACAGCCAATCAGTGATAGGGGTAAGGGCAGGCCGGAAGAGAGGGGTAGAGGCTGTCCACTCAGTGATCaccctggcaggggtgggggggggtacCCGGAGGAGGGGGCTCTGGGGCTGAAATAAGGGGCCGGGACCTTCTCCCAGGGCCAAATAGAGCCTAGAAAGAGGACAGGAGGCTATAAgcccaggaggaggtggggaatggAGTGACCCTGGGGGTATGGGAAGGCtctttcttttgggttttttgttttgttttgttttgttttgttttggccacaccgcactcggcttgagggatcttagtttcccaaccagggatggaaccggcgccccctgcagtggaagcccagagtcttaaccactggacggccagggtaGTCCCAGGAAGGCTCATTCTGAGCCAGTGCCCTCAGTCCGTTTCACAGATGGGTCCCCAGAGGCCCAGAGATGGGCAGGGCCTCACTAGAGGTCACACAGCAACTCCACAAGCTTCACCCCTCCAGTATCTTAAGGAAGCCACCAGTGAGTGGGACCAGGAGGACTGTAGGGTGAGACCAGCCCCAATTTCCCTCGAGTCACAGGGAAAGGGAAGTGACTACAGGGCCCCTTCCTGCCTCACCCCTTGCCGGCTATGCCTCGGTTTCCACAGCTGCTCAGGCAAGAGTCCCCACACATGGGGGCCGTTGGGACAAGTTTGCAAGCCTGTAGGCAAAGCATCTAGCGTGTGCACTGCTGGAAAAAAGGGGGCTGCGGGTGGGGAGCCAGGTTCGAGCTGCTTCCTGCTTCCGCCCATCTTGCAGATGGGTATGGTGAGGTCTGCCTTCCCCAAGAGGAGGTGGCCAGGGCAGCCCAGAGAGGCCAACACCCTCCTCAGCCACAAAGCACGGTGCTGGGGCACAGACTAACTCTTTCTGTTGGCCCTGTTCTGCTCCCAACTGGCTGTATGGCTGAGGGTGGAGGACTGAGGTTCAGAGCAAGGTAGGGACATGCCCAACACCTAAGACTCCCGGCCTGATCTGACCCCACCCCAAGTCTTCTCCCTGCCTGGGATGCAGTCCCACCCGCTCACCTGCAAACACCACCAGAACCCCCAACCCAGTGAACAACACTTCCTGTAAAAACTGGTAAGGGGCACTGGCAGGGCGTGAGACAGGGGCCTTCTCTGGGAATGAGAGACACCAGGCCTAGGGCTAACGTGGCATCCTAGGGTCCAGAGAGGAGGAACTCCCAGTTCCACCAAGGGATTCCCCCAGGCTCCATATAGGGGGGGCTCCCCACAGCATAGCCTCTAGGTCGAGGGCGTCCCGGCTCTGGGCTGTGGGGTGCGCCCAGACCCTAGGAGGAGTTCCTGGAAAAGAGGGTTTTGGAGgggggtaggtgggtgggtgTCCCACCCTGTAGGAGGGCCCACACCCTGAGAAGGAGGTCTCCACATCTTGAGAAGGGTCACCCGACCACACAGCCTCTAAGTCGAAAGGCTGGCTTTGGAGAGGGGCGCCCAGACCTGGGTAGAGGGTCCCGGGGGATCctggctcggggtgggggggatgagcGGCTCACCTCGGAGCAGCAGCTGCCGCCGCCGCAGGTATATCTCGGCGGCCGCGTAGTCGCTGGACACCGCATTTACACCCACGCTTCGGCCCTCGAGCCAGTGGGTGACCGCCCCGCCGCGCGCCGCCACCTCAAGAGCTGTCACCCGCAGCGGCGACGCTGCCTCCAGCAGCACCCGGCCGCACAGGCGCTCCCCGCCGCGGTACGCGCCGCCCGGGTCCCGCGCCAGCTCCAGCGCGAAGCTGCGCACGCCCCCCGGGCGCATGGCTCGGACCGGGGCGCACGGCGGGGCTGCCGCAACCGGCGCGGGCCCGCCGGGCACCCGGCGACCAGGCACACAGCTGGAGCGCGTCTGCAGACCTCCCTGGTCTCAGCGTTGGTCTTCGCCGCGCCAGGCGCCCCCCGAGCGTTCTCTTGCTTCTGCGAACTTTGTGCGGGCGCCGCCGGGCCCGGCCGGCGCGTAGTTAGTGGACTTCCTGGTCCTCCGCGTCAGCCCCCGTGACGCGCTCGGGCCTCCGGGGACGTGCCGCCCGCCTGTCCGTGCTGCTGACTTTGCTACCCTCAGGGCGGGGCGGGCCCTGTTTTTTTGAGTCAGAGGCGGGCGGGGGCGGCTGTGGCTGGCGCGGAGCGGAGGCAGCCACCGGGATCTGTCTTGTGGACTCATTCGTCCCCTACACGGCACCTTTGGACCGGGCGCCGACCCAGCCTCCCTCTGGTTGTTCCGCAAACACACCAAGCTCGAGTCTTGCTTCttggcctttgcactggctgtcgCTGCTAGGAACGCCCTTCCCCAGATCTGCTCTCCCACCCACCCATGCCCAAATGTCACCAGAGTCATGCTCTGGACTTATTTCTTTACGGCTCTGGTCGCTGTGTTTGTGACAGCTGTGTGTTTTCAATGTCTCCTCCGTCAGACTGGGTGCTCCCAAGGGTGAGCACGGTGCCGTATTTTCGGCATCCgatcttacagaagaggaaactgaggcccccagAGGGGCAGCCACTGCCTAGAGGCATCCACCGGTGTCAGAGTCAGGACTCGAACTCACATCTGACCACAGCCCACTGACACGTCCCCAGACCCTTCTTGCTCTTGTGCCCCACCTATCACTTCCAGCCAGGTGGCCCATGGCCTTATTGGAGGctgccagagcctgggctctCAGCTGGACCCAGATTAGCCTCCCTCTCCACCCAGGGCCCAGCAtctgcctgcctcccccacctGACTCCAGCACTCCGAGCCCAAGGCCTGGGGGGACCTTTTGATTCTACTTATGTCTAGAACCTTCCCCTCCATCCTGCCCCAGAGGGGCCCCTCAAACCCCAGGATCACACCACTCCCCTCCCCATGGAGTGCCCTCCACCAAGTCCATTCTTCTCTTTGGCCTATGGACCcctgagtttaaatcctggctcacccctccctcctcactctATAGCCCCAGGCAGGTGGCTTGACTTCTCTTGAGTCTCCCCATCCTACcctggtcaggttctggtgaagaGTCAGTGTGATAATTTACATTACATTGCCtgtatacagcaggtgctcaatccACGTCCGCCGAAGACTGAATGGCCCTCCTTACTCATGTCACTTCGCCCACTGGACCATGACCCACAGCTCTGCTGGCCCCTAGTGGGTGCTCCAGCAAAGCCAGCTGGAAGGAAGTCTTGACTCTCTGCTGCCTCCTGTAGGCCAGGGCGGGGCCATGCTCTCTGCAGGGTCCCTCAATCGGTGTCAGGTGGGACCGGTGCAGATGTCCTCAGGGAGGTGTCTCTGATTGAGTTCAGGCCCGGGAGACAACCTGCctaggatggggatggggatgggctCACCTTGACCCCACATCCGGTCTGGAACCCCAGGGCCGGGTATCTACTTCCCATGTTGTGATTATGAGTGTCCCCCAGCCACGCACAACAGGCAGCAAGTGGGTGGGTCCTGCTTTATTTGGAACTGGCAAGGACCCCTCTCCTGGCTGCTCCGCACCCACCGGGAGCCTGGGGAgagccaggggttgggggtggcagAGGACCAGAGGAAGCTCCGGACTCTCCCAGCTCCAATCAGGGGGGAAGCCAGTGGTGGCCCGCCCCTGCCCTTGCCTGCTATacggccctgccctctgcccggACAGTCTGGCGGGCCCCAGTCCAATCAGCCCAACTCGGTTTCAGCTCCTTGAACTCCAAGAGGCGCCACTGTACAGGGCTTCTTGGGTGGCATGGAGGTGGCGGCCACACGATGGCCAAGATTGAGGAGTCTGGTGGCAGGCAGAGCCGTCACCCGCAGTCTGAAGGGGCCGTGGGTGGCCGCCGGTGTGGGGGACTCCGAGCCACCTGGTCCAGTGGGCCGGAGCCAGGCCggggaggcaggggtggtggAGGCGGGCGTATGGCTTGGGCGATGAGGCCCGGCAAGGCCTGCAGGGAGGCGCCCAATGCATCCAGGCGGCTTTCAAGGGCAGCCAGGCGGGCCTCGAGCTCCTCGTGCTGGGCGTGCAGCTCGGACATGAGGTTGTACATGACATTCTGGGTCTGTCagagacagggagggtgggagagaggagaggccaggtgagagagagggaggggtggtTGCAGAGAGATGGCAGACCAGCCCCGGTTGGGTGGGGGCCCACTAACTGGACCCAAGTGAGGAGCAACTGTGAGCACACCCCCAACCCAGCCAAAGGTATCTTGCTGGGCCCCAGGGAGCGGTGGGAGAATAGGCGAGGGGAGCGGAGACACAGGTCTTGAGTGCCAGGCTCGGGGCCAGCAGTCCAGTGGAAGGTCAAGGGAGGTCTTGGGGCCCAGCGGATGTGACCAGAGTTGCCATGAGGGGATGAACTAGCCGCATGGCCTGTAAAGCCAGAGGGTGGTCTTGGGTGATTCTGGACTGGTGTTGCTCCAGGCTGGGGACACGGTCGACGGGGAGGAGGCTCGGTTGTGAACTATCCCCTGCTTTCCATATTCGACTGGGGAGGGGATAgaagtctggggtgggggagaggtgaCCACCCCAAGAATCTGACCCTATCACAGACCGGGCAACATGACAGCCACAACAATTACATTACAGCAGGTGGTGGGGCATCCCTGCCACCTCGACTGCTCCCCACAACCCAGCAAGCAGGGGCTGGTTCTGCCACAGTCCAGATGGGCCCGGGAGTTGCAGGCGGTAGGCGGGACACGCAGAACAGCCCTAGGTGCAAATGCCGCTCTAGCCACCAGGTGGCGCTAGACCACCGTTCCGAGTCTCAGCCCAGCTCTGCGCAGGCCAGACCCCCAGACGGACCGCAGCTCACCGCCCGTCCTGGGCCTCAGATGCGAGGGCTGAAGGGGCTGTGCcacaccctaccccaccccaacCTCTCGAtctgtgggagggagacaggtCATCCACCCCACAGCTCCTTCTTTCCGCACTGTACTTGCAGCCTCTCCCTTCCCGTTCGCAAGCCTTTACCTGAGCCGTGACTTCCACCCTTTCCTGTTACTGGTAGGCCAACCCCATCCGAGGATGAACAAATGCctctgcccgccccccgccccccaccgcaGGGCCGCAGACCCACACCCCAGCCCGCCTCAAGGGGTCACACAGTCCCCCGGGGCCAGAGAGTAACATCTGGAGGCATCCAGCCCTTGGATGGTTCTTTTTTGGCCCTCTCTgaggtttaaatttttattagaatatacgttttgtttttgttggagAGATACAAATTAAATCAGCAACCTTGGAAggcattaaaatttaatattggaaaacattttaacctccttaaattaaaaaaaattagaaaccctATAATCCAATCCAGTGAAAGACTTACTTCGAAGCCTTCATTAAATGTATTTTGAGAGTATACTGCTGTAATTATAaggtttaaataatttttataaattcacattttaatcATCTGTACTAATGAAGGAAGTGTGATATGGATAATCCAAACTATAATATCTAGTACCTGAATTTTTCAAAGACATTCGATATGTATTTGGAGCTGTAATCTCCTATGACATCAAATTAGTTGGCCAAGGATTTCTACATGCTCTTAGGATTATGTTCTTTCTACTACCAATTGAATTATTTCTTCAGGGTTCTAGAAtatgttttttcctctgtaatgTTCCCTTTCAAATTGTTTATGTAGGTtagtattaaattattaatttttttttatttttttatttttggccactctgtgcagcatgagggatcttagttccccaaccagggattgaacccctgccccctgcagtggaagcacagagtcctaaccactgtacctccagggaagtcccccgttaGTATTTAATTAAATTGCATTCTCTTGCTAATGGTGAAGAGAGCGAGTCCAAAATGTGATGAGTATAAGTAGTAAAATAGAAGAGGACTTAACATTTTCTAAAGATAATATTAAATTAGGCTCAGATTGACTAATTGATTAGGAGATGGAGCCAATTAGCAAAGTTCACACATGAACTATTTATGAAAGGGCAAAAGGGAGTTCAGAAGAGTGTGACAAATATTCTAAGAGCTTGCCCAACTGAAGTTGAGTCAGTTGACATATTTTCTAATGGATGAATAAAAAGCGGGAAATTGGATGGGACCTGACATTAGAACCAACAAATAGATCCACTTATAACACACACCGATCTTACAGAGCTCTTGCAATCAACTTCAATTTCCTGAAAGATGTTTAATTGCTATACAAATAAGCTTTCTCCTGATGCTATAATTTGAACTTATAACCCTaacaaaagaaatttgtttttctattagaTTTTAGAGCTTGTATGTAGATGACATTTCTAAATACGAAAGTACCACTTCACAAATTTAGCCCACTAATTACATATTcttattaaaactttttattagctattaattaaaaatgtaaaatagctgccaaaaatttaaaaaaaaaaaggccgacaaaaattgggacttccctggtggtccagtggttaagactccacatttccactgcaggggacgtgtgttcgaaccctggtcagggaactaagatcccacatgccgcatggtgtggccaagaaattaaaaaaaaaaaaaaaggctgataaAACAGCTGCCAATGTTAAAAAGTAAAGATTTTACACACAGATGTAGATTTCTGGCATCACTCTAACAACTGGAGCCTCTGATCACAGTGGACCCCTGCAGACAGGGCTCTTGTTCCCTGGTGGCTggtccctgcctgccctgcctcaCTTGCCTGGGTCACCTGTCTATACTATGGGCACCagccctgtccctccctccctggcaggAGCTGGGCCTTGTCCTTTACTGAACATCCCTCATCCTCCTCTGAGGGCCTAACCAACTCCTTCTGGCCCAGGGGCTGCCCTGCCCCACCTCACCCTGCCCTGCTCACCTTGGCCAGGTCTGCGAGCGTGTTGGTCTGGTCATTCAGCTTCCCTTGCTCAATCTTCACACTCCGGAGCCTGTGGGACAGGTGGGAAGGTGGGGTTGTGCAGAGGCTGCAGTGGGGTCAGGGGTCCTCCATGCACCCaccccacccagagtcaccttgTGGGATATGCAGTGGGGGGTGAGGGGCAAGTTGGAGGTTAGCCCCCTTTGCAGCCCGTTCCCTCCTGGCATGCAGGGGGCAGCGGAGCCTGGAGGGCGGTTCAGCCACCACCCACGGTGCCCACATGCACTAACCCCCAGGAAGAGACTTACTTCTGAGCTCTGGCAGGACCCGGCGGAGCAGGGAGAAACCACAAGGCAATTTTAATCTCAGCACACCTGGGCAGCCCATGCCCAACTCTCCCACGTGCGccaccccagggccaggctgggggcccTGGACGGCGGAGGGGCTGCTGCCCTTGCTCTAGGGAGAGGTCCAGCCTCTGAGGGGGTGGTACCAGCCCTCAGGGATGtgtcctccctctgtcccctccctccagcaGTGCCTCACGGCAAATGCAGCTGCCTCCAGCCCTGCAGGGCTGTATGCCTGCCTGTGCCAAGCTGCTGGCCCTGGAGGTGGCATTTAGTCCAGAAAACTATGCCCATACCATTTCCTGAAGGGGAAGTCAAGGCTCAGAGGGGCAAAGCCAGGGCCCATTGGCATCCTAGCAGGATTTGCACCTGCGTCTGCCACTCAGCCTCTGAGACCCTGGCCCCCTGGACAGCTGCCTATGTGGTTGGGGGGGGGGTTGTCCTCAccccttctctccaccccttcTGTAGCTAAACCAGCCCAGGGAGACCTTTCCCGGTAggcctctcctttcctcctcactgGTCCAAACTCAACCCCTGCACACCCACATGTGACAGATGCTCGGAGAGGCCCCTTGGGGCCCACCCATGCTGGGTGTTGCCAGGACCCCTGAGAGGACCCAGCCCTCGGTCTGGAGAAGTGGAGGTGGATACAGACACCCCTAGCCCTGGAAGCTGGCGGAGGCTTGCTAAGGAGCCACTGACATGCCTGCCCTGGGCAAGTCATTCTTGGCACCTCTGGAACCTTCCTGTAACAGGTTGAATGGTGTTCCCCCAGaagatatattgaagtcctaaaccccagaacctcag
This window contains:
- the ARRDC2 gene encoding arrestin domain-containing protein 2 isoform X1; translation: MLFDKVKAFVVQLDGANAGAEPVFSGGQAVAGRVLLELAGPARVGALKLRARGRAHVHWTESRSAGSSTAYTQSYSERVEVVSHRATLLAPDTGEITTLPPGRHEFPFSFQLPPTLVTSFEGKHGSVRYCIKATLHRPWVPARRARKVFTVIEPVDINTPALLAPQAGAREKIARSWYSNRGLVSLSAKIDRKGYTPGEVIPVFAEIDNGSTRPVLPRAAVVQTQTFMARGARKQKRAVVASLSGEPVGPGRRALWQGRALRIPPVGPSILHCRVLHVDYTLKVEYRRGLGWLHLLCPPGWGSPRPPPRPPAVEGGCGRGCLGTLCHGSFLQVCVDIPGSSKLLLELPLVIGTIPLHPFGSRSSSVGSHASFLLDWGLGVLPERPEAPPEYSDVVADEEVAAVEQSPFRLLQDPDVGAEGPFFAYIQEFRYRPPPLYSEEDPNPPSEAMRPRCMTC
- the ARRDC2 gene encoding arrestin domain-containing protein 2 isoform X2, translated to MLFDKVKAFVVQLDGANAGAEPVFSGGQAVAGRVLLELAGPARVGALKLRARGRAHVHWTESRSAGSSTAYTQSYSERVEVVSHRATLLAPDTGEITTLPPGRHEFPFSFQLPPTLVTSFEGKHGSVRYCIKATLHRPWVPARRARKVFTVIEPVDINTPALLAPQAGAREKIARSWYSNRGLVSLSAKIDRKGYTPGEVIPVFAEIDNGSTRPVLPRAAVVQTQTFMARGARKQKRAVVASLSGEPVGPGRRALWQGRALRIPPVGPSILHCRVLHVDYTLKVCVDIPGSSKLLLELPLVIGTIPLHPFGSRSSSVGSHASFLLDWGLGVLPERPEAPPEYSDVVADEEVAAVEQSPFRLLQDPDVGAEGPFFAYIQEFRYRPPPLYSEEDPNPPSEAMRPRCMTC
- the ARRDC2 gene encoding arrestin domain-containing protein 2 isoform X3, with the protein product MRPGGVRSFALELARDPGGAYRGGERLCGRVLLEAASPLRVTALEVAARGGAVTHWLEGRSVGVNAVSSDYAAAEIYLRRRQLLLRDTGEITTLPPGRHEFPFSFQLPPTLVTSFEGKHGSVRYCIKATLHRPWVPARRARKVFTVIEPVDINTPALLAPQAGAREKIARSWYSNRGLVSLSAKIDRKGYTPGEVIPVFAEIDNGSTRPVLPRAAVVQTQTFMARGARKQKRAVVASLSGEPVGPGRRALWQGRALRIPPVGPSILHCRVLHVDYTLKVCVDIPGSSKLLLELPLVIGTIPLHPFGSRSSSVGSHASFLLDWGLGVLPERPEAPPEYSDVVADEEVAAVEQSPFRLLQDPDVGAEGPFFAYIQEFRYRPPPLYSEEDPNPPSEAMRPRCMTC
- the KCNN1 gene encoding small conductance calcium-activated potassium channel protein 1, whose product is MYNLMSELHAQHEELEARLAALESRLDALGASLQALPGLIAQAIRPPPPPLPPRPGSGPLDQVARSPPHRRPPTAPSDCG